Proteins from a genomic interval of Corvus moneduloides isolate bCorMon1 chromosome 6, bCorMon1.pri, whole genome shotgun sequence:
- the RTN1 gene encoding reticulon-1 isoform X2, whose amino-acid sequence MQASADSTKMDCLWSNWKCQAIDLLYWRDIKQTGIVFGSLLLLLFSLTQFSVVSVVAYLALAGLSATISFRIYKSVLQAVQKTDEGHPFKAYLEMEMNLSQDQIQKYTDCLQLYVNSTVKELRRLFLVQDLVDSLKFAVLMWLLTYVGALFNGLTLLIMAVVSMFTLPVVYDKYQTQIDQYLGLVRTHINTVVAKIQAKIPGAKRKAE is encoded by the exons CTATCGACCTGTTGTACTGGCGTGACATCAAGCAGACAGGGATCGTGTTCGGCAGCCTCCTGTTGCTGCTCTTCTCCCTGACCCAGTTCAGCGTCGTCAGCGTCGTGGCCTACCTGGCCCTGGCCGGCCTCTCGGCCACCATCAGCTTCAGAATCTACAAATCGGTCCTACAGGCCGTGCAGAAGACGGACGAGGGCCACCCCTTCAA AGCCTACTTGGAGATGGAGATGAATCTTTCACAGGACCAGATCCAGAAATACACAGATTGTCTCCAGCTATACGTCAACAGCACAGTCAAAGAGCTGAGGAGACTCTTTCTCGTTCAGGACCTCGTGGATTCTTTAAAA tttgcAGTACTAATGTGGCTGCTGACTTACGTGGGAGCCCTCTTCAATGGCCTGACTCTTCTGATAATGG CTGTGGTGTCTATGTTTACTCTCCCCGTTGTATATGACAAGTACCAG ACACAGATTGATCAATACTTGGGGCTGGTGCGGACCCACATAAACACGGTCGTGGCAAA gaTTCAAGCTAAAATCCCAGGTGCTAAGAGAAAGGCAGAGTAA